In one Lycium barbarum isolate Lr01 chromosome 7, ASM1917538v2, whole genome shotgun sequence genomic region, the following are encoded:
- the LOC132601459 gene encoding uncharacterized protein LOC132601459: MEAFTRLMKMQQKYQFGFIGILEPFQQADKIAEYMRRIGLEHALANVSGKIWVFLEDNFDVQVLVDHPQHMSLKLTVRGTQEEMVVSLVYAKCTQMERIELWDSLEVMSNLVTVPWLVRGDFNVIISQDEKYGGLPVTINEVQDFRGCIQSCGITDLGFKGSKYTWWNGKSNEEFIFKRLDRCLGNNALQVKYPRIEVTHLIRTGSNHAPLLISYTGVLVSVKKPFKFLNFWATHDTFLDVVKN, encoded by the coding sequence ATGGAGGCTTTTACAAGGTTAATGAAGATGCAACAAAAATACCAGTTTGGCTTTATTGGGATTCTTGAACCTTTTCAACAAGCTGATAAGATAGCGGAGTATATGAGAAGGATAGGGTTAGAACATGCACTAGCCAATGTTTCTGGTAAAATCTGGGTTTTTTTAGAAGACAATTTTGATGTTCAAGTTCTTGTTGATCATCCTCAACATATGTCCCTCAAGCTAACTGTTAGGGGTACTCAAGAAGAGATGGTTGTTTCTTTGGTGTATGCTAAATGTACTCAAATGGAAAGGATAGAGTTATGGGATTCTTTGGAAGTTATGTCAAACTTAGTAACAGTTCCATGGCTTGTTCGGGGAGATTTTAATGTGATCATATCACAAGATGAGAAGTATGGAGGACTACCAGTGACAATAAATGAAGTTCAGGATTTTAGAGGTTGCATTCAAAGTTGTGGTATTACAGATTTGGGATTCAAAGGAAGCAAGTACACATGGTGGAATGGGAAAAGTAATGAAGAGTTTATTTTTAAAAGACTGGATAGATGCTTAGGAAATAATGCATTACAGGTTAAATATCCACGCATTGAAGTTACTCATTTAATCAGAACTGGCTCAAATCATGCCCCTTTGCTGATTTCTTATACTGGGGTGTTGGTGTCAGTGAAGAAACCATTCAAATTCCTCAATTTTTGGGCAACACATGATACTTTCTTGGATGTAGTAAAGAATTAA